The Papaver somniferum cultivar HN1 unplaced genomic scaffold, ASM357369v1 unplaced-scaffold_107, whole genome shotgun sequence genome includes a region encoding these proteins:
- the LOC113328221 gene encoding suppressor of mec-8 and unc-52 protein homolog 2-like, which translates to MSSSKKNHYKEKMMNRKKEKDRGGEEKPEEAELPKYRDRAKERREDQNPDYEASELGSFHAVAPPGAVDLRPEEAMKISIENSKYLGGDVEHTHLVKGLDYALLNKVRSEIKKPEAGEETDGKTSKVAKEDHAVTFRTATAKSVYQWIVKPQTTVKLNEMFLPGRMSFIFNMEENFSHDIPTTVHRSKADCPDPEELVTVSVDGSVLERISKIMSYLRLGTSGKVLKKKKKVKEDVKAKISALANDYDEDEKPPLPERGMPNHRNEMEILPPPPPLPRNFAGKIEKPVPIVARVEEEDIFVGEGVDYAVPTNDMSPAASEDMEESPQDRDRPSYFNEPEYGPVAPPPEYGPVAPPPEHPQNWQQMNGYDAVQAHALAASGYQGEWQNYQYSEQQMAYPEQYLQPDLQTYDAQGDPTILQDPHFMTQEEKDRGLGSVFKRDDQRLQQLREKDAREKDPNFISDSYSECYPSYQEYNREVVGSDDEDDLSKMDMGGRAKGRLHRWDFETEEEWATYNEQKEAMPKAAFQFGVKMADGRKTRKQNKDQKLTNELHKINKILLRKKMDKEGGGDDGRDYDDEPSGKKMRA; encoded by the exons ATGTCTTCATCAAAGAAGAATCATTACAAAGAGAAGATGATGAATCGCAAAAA GGAGAAAGatagaggaggagaagagaaaccagaagaagcTGAATTGCCCAAATATCGAGACAGAGCTAAGGAGCGAAGAGAAGATCAGAATCCTGATTATGAAGCGTCTGAATTGGGTTCATTTCATGCTGTTGCTCCTCCTGGTGCTGTTGATCTTAGACCTGAAGAGGCTATGAAGATATCTATCGAGAATTCGAAGTATCTCGGAG GTGATGTGGAACATACACATTTGGTGAAGGGATTGGATTATGCTTTGCTTAACAAAGTGCGTAGTGAGATTAAGAAACCGGAAGCTGGGGAGGAAACTGATGGAAAGACTAG CAAAGTTGCGAAGGAAGACCATGCTGTGACTTTTCGTACTGCGACTGCAAAG TCAGTGTATCAATGGATTGTCAAGCCTCAGACTACTGTCAAGTTGAATGAGATGTTTCTTCCTGGTCGAATGTCATTTATCTTCAACATG GAGGAGAACTTTTCTCACGATATTCCTACAACAGTGCATAGAAGTAAAGCTGACTGCCCAGATCCTGAG GAACTGGTCACTGTCAGTGTTGATGGTTCTGTGCTAGAACGAATTTCTAAAATAATGTCATATCTCCGTCTTGGGACATCGGGAAAGGttctgaagaaaaagaagaaagtcaAAGAAGATGTAAAAG CAAAGATCTCTGCTCTTGccaatgattatgatgaagatgagaAACCACCATTGCCTGAACGTGGAATGCCGAATCATCGGAATGAAATGGAGAtcttgccaccaccaccaccacttccccGAAATTTCGCCGGCAAAATAGAGAAGCCAGTCCCAATTGTTGCAAGAGTCGAAGAAGAAGATATATTTGTAGGCGAAGGGGTCGATTATGCCGTTCCCACCAATGACATGAGCCCTGCTGCATCAGAGGATATGGAAGAGTCTCCTCAAGATAGGGATAGACCTTCTTATTTCAACGAACCTGAGTATGGTCCAGTTGCACCACCACCTGAGTATGGTCCAGTTGCACCACCACCTGAGCATCCTCAGAATTGGCAACAAATG AATGGATACGATGCTGTACAAGCACACGCGTTAGCTGCTAGTGGGTACCAAGGAGAGTGGCAGAATTACCAGTACTCTGAACAACAAATGGCTTATCCTGAACAGTACCTCCAGCCAGATCTGCAAACTTACGATGCACAAGGGGACCCAACCATTCTACAAGATCCACACTTCATGACACAGGAAGAGAAGGATCGAGGCCTAGGATCGGTGTTCAAACGTGATGACCAGAGGCTTCAGCAACTGAGAGAGAAGGATGCTCGGGAAAAGGATCCCAATTTCATATCCGACAGTTATTCTGAATGTTATCCTAGTTATCAGGAGTATAATCGTGAAGTTGTGGGcagcgatgatgaagatgatctgTCAAAAATGGATATGGGTGGCCGG GCTAAGGGTCGGCTTCATCGCTGGGACTTTGAGACTGAGGAAGAATGGGCAACATACAACGAACAAAAGGAAGCAATGCCTAAAGCTGCATTCCAGTTTGGTGTGAAGATGGCTGATGGTCGCAAAACAAGGAAGCAAAACAAGGATCAGAAGCTCACGAACGAGTTGCATAAAATCAACAAGATCTTATTAAGGAAGAAAATGGATAAAGAAGGTGGCGGTGATGATGGTCGGGACTATGACGATGAACCATCAGGAAAGAAGATGCGGGCGTAA